ttgcacataatcatataattagtctagcatgcatacatttgtagcgtgccctccctagctgcgcccgaaccgaacaagaacaagtctttaggactccaagtgtcgtccctccgtagaaagtccacaacacgtccaaatccgccttaagattgacaaactagaatcgcccttaaggtaatacttattttcggctaaatagggcaagtgttatggctgatttttctgcttaaaagtcctagctttgaatacttgaaaacttgtgtataaacttgtgaacctaggcacatatttatatagtcatggaaaaggatttagaatcctattagaataccaattagtttaattagaatccctttaaaactctattaaataaattctatctactaggattaggatttaatcatagaacgaattccaatagctttaggatttatatcgcacacaaccgcacacgagcacgagcaacgcacaacccgcgcaagcctcgcggcccacgcgagctgcacagctcgcagcccatgatgcgtgcgcgccatgccttgctgggcctggccttgcgctgggcctggcaaggctttggcagcgtgtgtgttgggcgcttggcttgctgggcgcgggcctggcttcgtgttgggccttcgccTAGCAAGtctcatccgatgctaattcgtacgacgcgcttccgattaaattcccgattccggaattcatttccgatacgaacaatatttaacatttccgattccggaattaatttccgtttcgaacaaatatttaatatttccgtttccgaaattattttccgattccgataatatttccgattctgacaatatttccgtttccggcaatatttccatttccgataatattttccgatacgtaccatgtttccgtttccggcaacatctactacttggataatatttatatttccgatacgatccatatttccgtttccggcaatatcattgtttctggagtattcatttacttgcctttgacgatcttagatcccactaaaaccaagatccgttgattccgaatatccatagatggagtatttaatgccattaaatacttgatccgtttacgtactatttgtgtgaacctatgggttcagtcaagagtaagtcgtggattaatatcattaattccacttgaaatgaagcggcctctagctaggcattcagctcacttgatctcactgaattattaacttgttaattaatactgaaccgcatttattagacttaacattaaatgcatacttggaccaagggcattatttccttcatttatgactaaaacgctcccactaaaaccaagagatttacatgctttacaaattttaaacataaattgtatttcctagcccaaccggaaacttaaaaatttaattaaaatttaaagctcatataaaaaattatttaaatcctttattttatttttagttgattaaaattaattaatttaaattttatcaaggttttaattttagtaaaataattagtataaataaatttataataataaaattattcaaaattaaattccgagaaaaaattaaattacgaaattaaatttaattaaaaacgttttgcatccgaaaaattaaaacgaaccaacggACCAAGACAAAGccataggcttgcgcccatgcctcttCGAGGCCTTGTagtagcagcgcccatgggccgcgtgcacgaatgcagcgcccatggcctgccACTCGCATTGGTCGTAGCgcaagcacgagcagccacGTGTAGCACGCAGCAAGCATAGCAAGCCACGCCTACGCTTGCTGGGCGAGCCAGCGCTCTCTGCCCGCGCTGCGCGGCCTCGTGTGCTCGATGCCTTCTTCTCGCCTCTCGCCCACGTACACacagcacacaccgcacagCAGGGCAGCCCCCGCGCGCGTGTGCCATGCCTTACTCGCTACATCGTCgttgcatgcccgcactatgcaacaccccttaagggtaacacttagcgtccatttcttcgtgcgtgcaagattcgtgaacgctttctattaaaacttttataatttaaatttattgacaattttatatctcatattaatttcataaatttaggcgaaaaatcaaaattttagtattcaaattaatttccgattacttttattttaatggattcaaatctaggtcataaaatttcaaaacttttaaatttcaacaaattctatggtggtttttaatcataggatcctaattaaattgctaattaattatgaaaatcaaatcaaattctaaattattcgaatttcaacaaattaattacaattacaaattaggttgtataattaacaagattaggctttaaatttgttaaacatatacagtaggtcaatcatagattcaagatttacatacaactatacaagattcgcaaatatttattttaacatcataaaaattataaattttgcgttcgacaaactaaaacctccgaaaagtcatagttagacttcgaatttgggaattctggcttcggcatcaaatctctaattttagtcaaatttttaaaacgtcgtttacatgcaaaattcactataaaattatacgattccgaccattattaaCTAAACtaccgaaaatcctgcgaacatataattaaataaatgcacgaatttgcaattaattacatacaacgaaattaatcacccttttttTTGATAAGCCGGTAGAAATTCATTGCTCAAAGGGAAACCATATTACAAGCAAAGCCCAAAGCCACGCAGACTAAGGGACACTCAAAACATGACAACAGGTCATGTGAAAAAAACCAGAAACAAACTTAGGCTATACATTTGGTGTTCCACCAAATCTGATCTGCAGTACTAGGATTCCTAGCACCTATGTGAGCTAATCTCTCGGTGACACTCCTCTTAATGCAACTAATAGTAGCTGTAGGGGTGGGGATCTTCTGATTCCACAGAGCATCATTTCTTGCTCTCCACAAGACATAGACAGTAGCATTTATAGCAGTATGCATTGCTGTTTTCTGAAATCTGCTGCATTTGCTCTTCCACTTGATCCATCTCAATAATCCCATATAGCGAACTTTGCTGACAGGAATGTCAAGCCATTTTTCCACCCCCTGCAAACACCTTCTACTGTAATCACACTCGAAGAACAAATGTGAGTGAGTTTCCTCCTTTACCTCACATAACAGGCATAGTGTAGATTGACATATACCCATTTTGTTCAGTCTTATTCTTGTTTGCAGTCTCCCTTGTACCATCAGCCAACAAATCACCCTAGGTTTAGGAATAGAGGCCCTATTCCACACTGCAGACCCCCAAGGGACCTTATCACCATGTTGGATCAGTTTCTGGTATATTTGCTGAATAGAATACTTAGGCATTTGAGCAAACTCAGTTTTAGTGAACAACATCTTCAGATCATTCTTAACACTGCAAATTTTCCTCCAATACCAACCACTATCAGCTTTTGGCTGATATTCCCACCACTCAGCAGATTTGATGTAAATGGCATTCACCCATTTAACCAACATTGAGTCCTGCTTTTTAGCTATTGCCCATACATACTTTCCTAGAGCAGCAATATTCCAAGCCTGAACTTTCCTAATTcccaaaccaccctcctttttTGGACTACACACTCTGTCCCATGCAACATAACCAGGTTTGGTACAAAAATAGGTGCCTTGCCATAAGAATGCTCTACAAATAGCCTCAACAGTTTAGAGCACCTGCTTAGGGAGAATAAACACCTGTGCCCAGTAAGAATGGATGCTCAATAGTACTGCATTAATCAGGGTTATCCTTCCTGCAAAGGATAAATATCTGGAACTCCAAATCTTAATCCTAGCCAGCATTTTATCCACCAAACTTTCACAGTCAGTACTAgtgattcttttaaaataaataGGTACCCCTAAGTACCTAAAAGGGAAGGTTCCCAAGGCAAAACCAGACATATCCACCACCTACTGAACTACATCAGCTTTCATACCACCACAATACACAGTAGACTTCTGAACATTAGCTCTTAAACCAGAAGTATCAGAAAATAGTTTGAAAccttgaagaagaagatgaattgAAGTAAACTCACCCTTGCAGCAGAGAATCAGATCATCTGCAAAGCACAGGTGGGTTAGCTTAGTTGTTTTGCATCTTGGGTGGAAATTGAAACAACAATCTTCTCCCACCTTGTGAAGAGTTCTTGACAGATACTCCATGCAAACCACAAAAAGCAAGGGAGATAGAGGGTCCCGCTGTCTCAAGCCCCTGTGAGAAGCAAAGTACCCATGAACTGAACCATTGACCATAATGGAGAATCTAGGGGTAGTAACACAGGTCATAATCCACTAAACAAACAAATGGGGAAAACCTAAAGCAAGCATCATTTCTTCCAAAAAAACCCACTCAATTGTGTCATAAGCTTTCTGCATATCCAGTTTGATCAAGCAACCAGGTGATGCATTTTTCCTTCCATATTGTCTAACAATTTCCTGACACATCATGATATTGTGCATGATGAACCTGCCATGGACAAAAGCTCCTTGATTCTCAGCTATCAGATCAGGCAGCACACATTTCATTCTCTCACACAAAATCTTggtaatacatttataaattacaTTGCAGCAAGATATTGGTCTAAATTCAGTCACACTTGTTGGACACTTTGTTTTGGGAATCAAGGTAATGGTGGTGGAGTTGATCTCTTTCAAGAGCTTGCCAGTGTGAAAGAAATCTAACACAGCAGTTGTCACATCCTCCCCCACTATATCCCAATTCTCTTTGAAGAAATGGCTCCCAAAACCATCAGGTCCAGGAGCTTTGTCTCCATTGATAGAGAACATGGCATACTTGACCTCCTCACCAGTAACAGGAGCCATAAGTTGGTCCTTCTATAATTGCTCAAGAATAGGGCCAGCATGAACAATGTCAAGCATGACAGTACTTCTATTACCAGCTTTGGTGCCCAGAAGTTTCTGATAATACTCTAAAAAAGCATTAGACACAGACTTGGGGTCACACACCCATTTACCATTCATGTCATGAATGGCATGGACAGTATTATGAATGGTTCTGGCCCGGATACTCTTATGTAACAAAGAACTATTCTCATCACCATCCTTAGCCCAGGCTTCCTTTGCTTTCTGTTTCAGAAAAGACATGTAAGCAGAATGCATGatcttatatttttttgcaGCTTCCACCTCTCTATCAGCAAGCACACTATCACTAGGGTTAGAGTGAAGGTCTTTTTAACATTTTTCTAGATCTTGTCTAGCTTTCAGATCATCAGCATGTATATCATTAAACCCTAAATTGTTTAACTCCCTAAACACTCCCTTCATTCTTTTAAGTTTTTGTACTACCTGATACATCCTGGTGCCAACAACTCCCTTTGACCAATTGGTCTTCACCAGATCAGTATAACCATCAGCATATTTCCACATGGCAAAATATCTAAAAGGCTTCTTTGCAATGCTATCAATAGGATAAACAGCAAGCACAATAGGGCAGTGATCATACTCACCCTCAGTCAAGAAACCAGCTTCTGCATTGGGGTAGTTCTGAAACCATAGGTCATTTGCCATAGCCCTATCAATTTTGGAAAACACCCTAGCATCTCCTGCTTGCTTTTTGTTCCAAGTGTAGAAATGACCAGCAGCTTTAACATCCTCTAGACCACATATATTAACACAGTTCCTGAAATCAACCATTGATTGGTGTCTAACAGGAGCATCAACCCTTTCTTccacattcaaaacacaatTAAAGTCACCCAACACCAACCATGGCCTAGACAAACCACTGCCAATACCACATAGGTCACTCCACAGTTCCTCTCTCTCTTTGCTATGGTTAAAAGCATAAACAAAGGTACAACCAAACTCCATACCACCACTCTTTGGGCACACTAGGCAATGAACCAATTGACTAGTGACCAACTGCACACTAAGAGTAAAAGAATTTGGGTTCCAAGCTAGTACAATCCTACCCCCTTTACTTTTACAACTATTGGTAGTGAAACACCAACCATTGAACATGTTCACATACAAGGTCCCCATTTTGGCACAAGGCACCTTTGTCTCAAGAAGACCAACTAACCCAGCACCATGAGATTGAACAAAAGCTCTCACCTCATTTTGCTTCCTCTGGGTGTTGATCCCCCTCACATTCCAACTAATGATTCTATCCATTGTTGCCAGGAGAGTCCCCTCTCCTAGAAACACCAGTTTGCATCCCCATCCTATCTCCATCATCACAATCCCCCACTCTATCCTTCCTTCCACCATCATCCATTGTGTTCTCCTCAGTTAACACATGAAAAGGGTTACCAGTAGGAATGATTGGGGCTCCCTGTGTTCTTCTCCTACTAGAGTGCACCACAGTGTGAAAACCACCATCTGCAGCCACCACTTCAGTTGAAACAGATGCAACAACAGTTAGGTCAGGTACAGCAACAGCAGGTgtaacaacagcagcagcagtagGGACCACCTGCTGTCTAGGGACCCACACTCTTCTATTTCCTCCCTTCTTGCATTTTGTAGCATCATGTCCCATGATTTTGCATACAGAGCATACCAGTGGTCTCCATTCAtactccacctccacctccaccaGCATTCCCTTCTCATTCacaaatttaatcacatcagGGAATTCCTGTTCAACTAACACCTCCACTTGCACCCTAGCAAACTGCAACTTATCCCTCTTTGCAGTTGCACTATCAACCTTCTGTAACACCCCAATTTTCCCCACTATCTTACTCAAACTCCTCTCCCCCCAATACATGAAACCCAGTCTGTGCAGCTTCACCCAGATAGGAACAGATCGAAGATCCTCCTTTGTGAAATCCATGTCTTGAGTCCAAGGTTTCAAAACAACAGGTTTACTATCAAAAAATGGTCTATTAAGTTTAAGTACAGCATCCCTCTTTTCCATCGTAGTAAATCTCACCAAGAACACCCCCTTTGCCCTCAAAACCACCTTATCAACTCCCATATTCCTCCAGATTCTTCGAACAAACCCCTCCATAACATGAATGGGAGGGTTCGCACCCACCACATAGCACATTACAGCTGAGTTCCAGTAGTCAATTTCCTCCTGAATGTCCTCAAGATCTATGGTCACATAGTCCCCTGTTTCCATGttaattaatcacccctttaattcattgcaaatttataaaatttaaccatgttaacaataattgattatggaactaattagaggctcgtaataccactgttaggttatgacaaatataaaacatatatttcatgccgaaaaatcataaagccaggaatccaaattaattgtcacatagtcaattagcataatttaggatacatacatgtgaagcgtgccttccctagctgctcccaaaccgaacaagaacaagtttaggactccaagtgtcgtccctccgtagataatccacagcacgtccggatccgccttagattcaattaactagaatattatctaaggttttatgttattcgataGCTTAATtattttggcaaattattaagttattttaaaattaaactaTATAAATACTTCTTGATTGTGATTtataattgtgattatgaatcacctatttatagggaggaaatatcggacttagatttccactaggattcaatttactaattcgattagaattctagttagattaatccattagaatttagtgtttaatcaaacatttaattcttgtggaattaggaaataattaatcgagcaatcctaaacgaccaaagATTCGTAGCATCgcacaagcacaaacacacgcagcccacgaggggcactGTGCCCGGCTCGGCCCAAGCagcgctggcagcacgcggcacggctttgggcgctgctgctggctTTGCTCGCTTGgctcggctgggcctgctgCCCTTGCTTCCTcgctgcgcgggcttcgcttgcgcgggcctggcttcgtgctgggccttgcgtctagcaagctcgtccgatgattatttcgtacgtcgcgcttccgtttcgttttctgattccggaattcatttgcgattcgaacaatatttaatattttcgattcctgaatttatttccgtttcgaacaaatatttaatatatccgattccgtaatttatttccgattccgacaatatttccgattccggtaatatttccgtttccggcaatatttccgattctggtaatattttccgatacgtaccatgttttcgtttccggcaacatctacgacttggataatatttatatttctgttacgacccatattttcgtttccggcaatatcatcgtttccggatagacttagcattgaatgcatacttggaccaagggaattatttcctttaaTAGTCATATGTTTAGACATGtcaatcaattcattccaagattctaatctacttttatattttgtacTAGCATAAGCAGAAAGAACAAATTTTAAAGAGGGGGTAGTGTTTACCTCGACACACCATGGATAGCATGGAGGTCCCTTCCTATCATCTGGAAGTTGATGAAGGTGGGGTACCACATGACTACGATCCCACCGGAGAGTCCGTACGGTTCAGCCAGCACATAGTTCTCAAAGGGGGTCTTTCTCATCATTCTTTCAGTGTGTTTTGGGCTTGTTTTAGTTTCTGTGAGGATAAGGATTTGGGGAATGTGTTCCTTGTAGAGGTGTCGAATATTGGCTTGAAAACCTCGACGGGAAATTCCCCTGCAATTCCATGCTACAATAATCATCGGGTCAAGGATTTTGTGAGTTCGGTAGAACTCCTTGTACTTCTTCTGGGTGAGAGGGTCGATCTTGTCTATGAATTCTTGGCTCCTCTTGCTCCATAGGAACTTCTTCCTGACTAGAAAATCCAGCTCCATCTCGCAGTCCCCTTCCTCTATCTCCTTCACAGGGAGGATCTTGATTTCCACCTGGGTACATCCTCGGTTGTTGATATCACCATCAGTGCATTTGTTCCTTCTCCAAATGTCCCCCTGAGTGTGTTCCTTGCTGTCAACTACCAAGTTTTCCTCACTTGGGGTAGAATTGGGATTGGGTCACCCAGAAATTCCAATTCCGGTGGGAAGACATTCTGTCCCATTCTTGCCTCCTTGCTCTTCAACCACCACCTCACAAATTTTTCTAGAATTGGGGATAAAGCTTTCAGGGTTTTGAGGTCCGTTAAATGAAAAGGTATCATCATACCTCCTTTTTTTGGCGACATTTCCATGTTGTTGAAAGGGTGGTCTAACCACTGTGGTTCCAGCATAAATTGGCGTATCGCCGGCGGGTTCACATCTATTCATTGAGAGGGTGTTCTGAGTGTGAACCTCATGCTGTTCACGTGAAACTCCGAGTAGGTCAAAATCGGTGCCTCCTTGCACACATAGTGGTTGAGAGAGTATCTGCGGTGGGTTCGATGATTGGGAAAGGGAATTCGAGTGGGAGAGGTTGGAAGGGAAGAGTGAACTTGGGGTTTGGGGTGTAACGACTATAGAAGTATCGTTGGATGTATGGTGGTGGTTTTGTGAGGTTTGTTTCCTCCGAATCGCTTCCAAGATCCACCATTTGTTCTTCTAGAGAGTTTGACATTTTTGGAGAGAGGAGGTTTTTCTAGTTGGTTATTTTTTGAAAGGGGGAAGGAGGGAGATGGTAGAGAGGAGGAGGGTATGAGTGTGGAGTTTTGATCTGATTTACTTTTAGGTTTTACAGTGGATGAGAAGGTGAACGGTTGAATTTGAGTTGCTAGGATTGGTTGGGAAGATGGTGAAGAATGGAGGGTGGGGATTGGAATGGATTGAGAGATTATGATTGGTTTGGGAGGAGGTGGTAGTAAATGAGGAGTATGATTAACCGTGTTCTCTTCAGTTTCCAAACGGTTCAAATTATTTGGACTGACCTTGCTTCGAGCTTGGGAAATGGGCTTCTTCTTATGGGCCTTTGTAGTTTCTTTCTTTTCCAATTGGGCTGATAGCCTTGTTACAACCTTATGTACCAAGACCGTATGTTTCTTCAACGATCcacttgttttcctattttgtccTTTTTGCGGTTGTCTCTTATCCCCTTTTTCTGTCTTCTTTCCATCTACTTTTTTGTTTCCTTCTGCTATTCCAGTTTTCAAACTTTTTTTGCTGAAAGTAGACTTATCAGTTGCTCCCTTCCTTGAGACATGGATCCAAGGGTTTCCCGCCTCCTCATTTGCACTCATTTCTTGAGTGCCACGTGTTGCACCGTTTTTTCAATGGTTGAGATTTGTTCTTCTTCATCGCCGTTCTTTTGCTCCTCTCTTTCCACTGGTCTCTTAGGGCATCTCTCCTTtccatggaaaattgttttgcATACACAGTAAAATTGTGGGGTTTCTTCATATTGAATTCTTTGTTTGAATGCTCCTAACCACACATTCTCCTTCCTCTGTTTTGCAAGATCCAACGGAACTTGGATTCTTGCAAACCTGACTCTGTTTTGTTCTATTGCATTCATATCTGTTTTGATGAAACTTCCAATTTCGTTTGCAATTCTCTGCAAAATTGGTAATGAGTGGAACTCAATTGGCAGCTCCGGTAGTGATACCCAAATAGGGGCTTTTGAGATTACAGCTTGAGACTGTTTGAACCCCAGGGTCCATGGTTGCACAATTAGCATGTGACCCGCAATGAACCATGACCCATTTGATAGGATTGATTCTCTTGTTTCCTCTGTTGGCACAGACACGTTGTAGAAACCTTTTCCTAGCGCAATAAGTTGTAGGGGTTGTTGTAGCTTCCAGATTCTCTGAAGAAAAGTTCTTAGGAATTCCACCGAGAATGATTTCCCAATTACCTTGATGATGAGGGAGTGGACCCATGGTTCTGACAGAGTGGTGGCTTCAACTTGGTATAAGCTTATGAAATCTTCCATGGAGGGGTCATAgttgggtgggggggggggggggggtggcgATTATCGATGCCAATGACGACAGGTTTTcgatgatggtggtggtggtgatgggtAGGAAGGGATTGTCTTGGTTCTTTAGAATCGCGGCGTAGGATAGGTTTGGTTTTTTCAGGGTGGTTTTGGTAATAATTGGGGGAGGTTGGGGGTGGTTGATAGTGCTGGTGACAACCTTTGAGAACTTCGCTGGTTGAACGGTGGCCTCCGCGGTGGGATCCGGTggctgggggggggggggtcgctctctctctttttctctctcacCCTCTCTCTCTAACATCTAAGATTTTGTATTCATTTTCTACCACGTTTGATCTTctttatttttactttcctaCTTTTATGGAACACAAATTATGAACTAGTGTATAAAAATGGAAAATATGATGTTTAATTAAGAAGAATCAACCATTTCATATCTTTGATTAGGGGAGGTGGAACACCGTGACAACTGATTTTAGTTACGTGAATTGGGAGGGAGCATTAAATAAACACTACCTTCGTGTTAAAATGGTCTTTATATTTatcatttgcataaatattaagacaaaagagaaagaatgtGTAAAAATTGGGTgaatataatttaaaaatggattaagtaagataaatgtgtaaaaag
This sequence is a window from Spinacia oleracea cultivar Varoflay chromosome 1, BTI_SOV_V1, whole genome shotgun sequence. Protein-coding genes within it:
- the LOC110792201 gene encoding uncharacterized protein, which translates into the protein METGDYVTIDLEDIQEEIDYWNSAVMCYVVGANPPIHVMEGFVRRIWRNMGVDKVVLRAKGVFLVRFTTMEKRDAVLKLNRPFFDSKPVVLKPWTQDMDFTKEDLRSVPIWVKLHRLGFMYWGERSLSKIVGKIGVLQKVDSATAKRDKLQFARVQVEVLVEQEFPDVIKFVNEKGMLVEVEVEYEWRPLVCSVCKIMGHDATKCKKGGNRRVWVPRQQVVPTAAAVVTPAVAVPDLTVVASVSTEVVAADGGFHTVVHSSRRRTQGAPIIPTGNPFHVLTEENTMDDGGRKDRVGDCDDGDRMGMQTGVSRRGDSPGNNG
- the LOC110792202 gene encoding uncharacterized protein; this encodes MEDFISLYQVEATTLSEPWVHSLIIKVIGKSFSVEFLRTFLQRIWKLQQPLQLIALGKGFYNVSVPTEETRESILSNGSWFIAGHMLIVQPWTLGFKQSQAVISKAPIWVSLPELPIEFHSLPILQRIANEIGSFIKTDMNAIEQNRVRFARIQVPLDLAKQRKENVWLGAFKQRIQYEETPQFYCVCKTIFHGKERCPKRPVEREEQKNGDEEEQISTIEKTVQHVALKK